A segment of the Fusarium oxysporum f. sp. lycopersici 4287 chromosome 4, whole genome shotgun sequence genome:
TGCTTCTTGGCACCAAGTCGAGAGATCTCAGCAATCTCATCCTGTGTCAACTTGAATTTAGGTAGCTTAGCCAAGTATCCCTCAAGTCGCTCAACCTTGTTGCTTGTTGTAAGCGCAATGATGTCTTGGTCAATGACCCATCGAAGACCGACTTCACTTTCTGTCACGTTGTACTTCTCAGCCAACTTTGTGTAGAAAGGGTCGACAGGTCCGCCCTTAGCAGTGACAATAGGAGTAAGGGGGCCGTAAGCAGAAACAGCAATGTTGTGCTTCTTGTGAAAGTCAACAAGATCGCCGTGCTGGAGATACGGGTGGTACTCAATCTGGTTGATAGCAggcttgatcttggcggTCTTGAGAACAGCCTCAAGGTGCGACTGGAGGAAGTTGGAAACACCAATAGACTTGGCCTTGCCAGATTCCTTGATCTGCTCCAGCTCGGCCCAACGCTGTTGCAGGTCCTCATCGGTTTCGGCAAACCAAGGGCCGTGAATCAGGTAGAGATCCACATACTCCAGACCCAGCTTCTGAAGAGAAACATTGAAAGAGTCAATAGCAgaacccttcttctcagcagggATCTTGGTGGTGACATAGAGCTGTTCTCGAGGAacaccaccagccttgatggcTTGCCCGAGCTCCTCTTCGTTGCCATAGACTGTAGATTTGTCAGTTGTGGTCATGGCTTGATACTTTAACCTGCTCACCTTCGGCACCGTCCAGATGACGATATCCAGTCTTGATAGCCTTGGTAGTGATATCGACTACATGCTGGTCAAGTCCACTCTCGGGATCTTTCTTGTACTGAGCTGTTCCCAGACCGAAAGCTAGCTAATGATTGTGAGTGATGTTCCGTGTCGAGGATGATTCGGTCTGTTCATGGTTCTTTCGGAATGAAAGGGGATAAACTTACAACCGGAATCTCATTGCCGTCATTGAGTTTGTAGGTGGGGACATCTTTTGTAGCGACACTGCCCATCTTGGCGGTATTTCTCAATTTTAGTGAGTGAGGAATGTGTTTCAAGTATGAACTGATTAAATATTCAGAGCCCAGAGCGAGAAACTTAGTATGAAGAAGAGTGATTGCCGCGGATAGCATGTACATCGCCGCATCGGTTTAAATAGGTGGTCCCCCCTTCCTTGTACGGATACTTGATCTCCTCCCCCACCCTCGGGTTTGATATGGCGATTTGCGGCGGCACAATTCCGTGATTCATAACGATATGTATGAGGATGGGGTAAAGAGGAGGTAAGTTACTACGTAGTAAGTATTGCCGTATTATTGATATGAAAGTGGGTTGTAGAATCTACGCAATTGTAACCACCAGTAGCGAGACCAGATGTCTAAGAAGTTGCTCTAGATTTGGCCGGGCACACTCGatagtagattatataacATTCGAACCTTGTTCCGAAATGTTCTTGAGAAACATATTTCATTTGTCAACAATGCTCCAACATCAAAAcacttataagttattagaTGCTTATTGCTGGTTTGTATTCTTTACCCTGCCCACCTTGGGCGACTACGCTTTGCTTTTGAGTTGCGCTAGGCTAATTTATGTCACTGTAATGCTCCGTATGCTCAATACAGAAAAGACGGCGGCAATTCGTTACATCAATGACGACTGAATTTGTACGAAAGGCGTGACCTCATTTGTTCATGGTCCGTCTTGCAACCTGGTATGTTATGAGGGTAAACTACACGTATATAACTGTGGCTTGCCGATACCGGCCGCGCAACAACTAACAAATgaaatatatatacataAACTTTGGAGAACACAATGCACAACGCTATACCGGCGAACTGTCATCAATCGTCATTCACAGCTCATCGTCAGATTCAGTGTCACTCCCTGCAGGAGCGGGTGCAGGTGTAGCTTTTGTTGATTTCTTTGTCGCGAACGGGAGAGCTCGCGGTGGCGGCGGTCTTTCGCTCTCTTTGGAAGGAGTCTTTCCCCGTGAAACAGCGTCTGGTGCTTTGTTCTGCTGAGGGGGACCTGGGTCAAgtccatcgccatcttcgtcgtcgctaTCAACGGATGCTGTCGCTTCTGTGGTGTTTCCGGGATCCGTATCCACGGCCTCCTGCTTAAGGTCGACGCTCATCGTGTCAACAGcgtcatcgtcttctgacTCTTCAAGTATTCTTGATGCGGGAGCCTTTCTTTTCGACGCCCTTGACTTGCCAGCTTGACGAGTAGGCTTCCTTGGTTTCGGTTGCTGAACCGAGGCTTCAACAGCCTGGGAATGCTGAGATTGGCCCGCCATGCTAGGATTTGTTGATAGTGTTGCTAAtacttgctgctgctcacgaattttgagcttcttctcgtttAGGAGGTCCCTAAACTTCCTTAGCAACGCTGtttcatcctcatctttcGCCTTGATTAACTCTTCCAGCTGTAACTGAAGCTGGGCCACAAGAGCCTCCGACTCGGAGGATTTTGCCGACAGGTTTGCCGCAGTTTGTTTACTTGAGGCAGAGGACTCGACCGCTGCACCACACCAATCGAATAACTCAATGGCCTCATCTGGATCATGATTGAGGGTGATTGAGCCCAGACGTTGCTAAAACGGTTAGTAAAAAGACCATGTTTTAGAATGGCATTATGGTCTTACAGTGATACCCTGTATGTCCTTTCGAATGGTGATTGAAATAGACTTTTCGCTCTGGACCGTGGCTGTGGCTTGAATATCTGGGAAGGGGTTCCTGCTGAAACAAGTCTTCAAGAATCCGCTGCCATTCGCTCTCTGAAGCAGGACAATTCTTCACACGGAGAGACACGACCCTATCATGTTTCACTATCAACAAAGTCAGATTCAGGGATCGAAAAGGTGATCACATTCGCGCCAGTGCTGGAGATTGCAGACAAGGGTCTCCCAGATTGCGATGTTGGAGGGAGGGTAATGGAATGACTTACAAGATGCGACATAAGGTTCCTCTCCTTCAGTACCCACCAGCTTCAAATCAAGTTGCTTTGAACCCTCGGGTGTGGCTTGCAAAAGGACAAAGGAAGATTTGTCGTCACTCCGGGGGAACTTGAGGActcgagcttgagaagccattgggtaaggtacctaggtaccGGTAGACAGGGTCCAGCGAGACTCGTGCGGTTGTCAAGACTTGGGGTTCAGATTGAGCCCAGTGGAACGATGCCAGATGACGGGGCGCCTCGGGAAGAATCTTTGATGGAGCGTTTGAACTCCCTTGTCAAAGAAGCGAGTGAGACACGGTATACGGGCCGAGGAGACCAGCGTCTGAAAGCTGGCTTGTTTGAGGAATGGGGGCTTTGAATCAAGTATCAAAGCACGTTTCCATTTGGAGCTATATAAGCAGTCTTGGCAAGATTCGAGCGTCGAGGGAATGTCTGATTAGAGA
Coding sequences within it:
- a CDS encoding alcohol dehydrogenase is translated as MYMLSAAITLLHTKFLALGSEYLISSYLKHIPHSLKLRNTAKMGSVATKDVPTYKLNDGNEIPVLAFGLGTAQYKKDPESGLDQHVVDITTKAIKTGYRHLDGAEVYGNEEELGQAIKAGGVPREQLYVTTKIPAEKKGSAIDSFNVSLQKLGLEYVDLYLIHGPWFAETDEDLQQRWAELEQIKESGKAKSIGVSNFLQSHLEAVLKTAKIKPAINQIEYHPYLQHGDLVDFHKKHNIAVSAYGPLTPIVTAKGGPVDPFYTKLAEKYNVTESEVGLRWVIDQDIIALTTSNKVERLEGYLAKLPKFKLTQDEIAEISRLGAKKHFRGFWRNKFDENDRS